A DNA window from Kitasatospora atroaurantiaca contains the following coding sequences:
- a CDS encoding DUF5134 domain-containing protein: MHGPAVVTWLLAVLATASGVYCLTRLRGVAAACTSSGPGTGRWPARESDAAEALMGLGMAGMVLRPGILWGWPYGLLAAALLVAAARPAATGLRAHRLHHAIGALAMTYMALAMASAPAHAHHGAPAGLPLLTGVLLLYFGTYALWAGSRLLSTPAGPVRVAGAEVSRACRLAMGIGMFAMLLTM, encoded by the coding sequence ATGCACGGTCCGGCCGTCGTCACCTGGCTGCTGGCGGTCCTGGCCACCGCCTCCGGCGTCTACTGTCTGACGCGTCTTCGGGGCGTGGCGGCCGCGTGCACCTCGTCCGGTCCGGGCACCGGACGGTGGCCGGCCCGGGAGTCGGATGCCGCCGAGGCCCTGATGGGCCTGGGCATGGCCGGGATGGTCCTGCGGCCCGGCATCCTCTGGGGCTGGCCGTACGGACTGCTCGCCGCCGCCCTGCTGGTGGCGGCCGCCCGGCCGGCCGCCACCGGGCTCCGCGCCCACCGACTGCACCATGCGATCGGGGCGCTCGCGATGACGTACATGGCGCTCGCCATGGCGAGCGCGCCCGCGCACGCCCACCACGGCGCGCCCGCCGGTCTTCCGCTGCTCACGGGAGTGCTGCTGCTCTACTTCGGGACGTACGCCCTGTGGGCCGGCAGCCGACTGCTCAGCACGCCGGCCGGGCCGGTACGGGTGGCAGGCGCCGAGGTGTCCCGGGCGTGCCGGCTGGCGATGGGGATCGGGATGTTCGCCATGCTCCTGACGATGTGA